In Streptomyces sp. SN-593, a single genomic region encodes these proteins:
- a CDS encoding FtsK/SpoIIIE domain-containing protein: MQIRLTVLGPRGSGRAARGCDVLVTAPAGTTLGAVAGALASAAGTARPGGRASGAPVALYAGTGRLAPTAVLGAPPLVDGALLSLHAPAEQHGDQGQHGDHGQYGRFGQYGRPPADLAALHVVGGPDAGGVHLLQGGQAAVGRSADADVPLDDPDVSRLHCEIAVGSDGTVTVADLGSTNGTTLSGRPVGVHPLPFAPGALLRIGESTLGLTPAHPATPAPLATAPDGEGHLRVASRGAGGPEAAAEQDGSGAFGGGPYDAAATAGAHPREEAGGGADAYGADRPGAGGDVSGNPPGSGRGSGNGGGPAHGTGSRPGGTAEPEWPPAEPPAADSSRRPTGERNRRDLDEPPRAGVVGAIGAWARRLAGSRPGPDDGGPVPAANDPAAAEALRGRWPDPAAVLLTALGPGRRLWERGHAHPDALTVRLGTADLAAPDGGGLLRDAPYTVDLRAPASSSLTLAGPRPRLAGLARAVLAQLCALHSPAVLEVALVSADRTRGADERTEEWSWLNWLPHLRPAHGQDCRLLLAFDRDQAEARVSELVRRLESGPLGPGWASAPPSAVAAAAARHDGPYTLVVLDGDPGSAALRDALGRIAVAGPSAGIHLLCLVETGERPAVQGGLTARVCGDVATTLRLEPAPGADGDAAAGAGAHPAEPVDGVVVLDAVSAAWAEHFARALAPLREADAGAVDVPSRHVLPGAVRLLDELDLAIATPARIAARWAEAPGAASGATAVIGVGAGGRVAVDLVAEGPHAMLGGAPGSGKTELLRSVVAALAAADRPERLALVLVDGAGTEHGEGLGSCADLPHVSTHLVASDPVRMREFAQALSAELKRRAEVLGGEDFAAWHGRGPAAGMVPHQGGRRGAPGADQGPGSGSGTGAGAGPGTGAGGGRGAASGGARTGGGASASVGGASASVGAGGSAGAGASVGGSGSASGGGPGGGVRPVLPRLVVVVDDFDALVAPGLGSPGRPSAGSVVRALEAVARDGERLGVHLFAATGRPERTAGTETDERARLRIALRTADPESAALLVHVEDPAGLDDAVPGRGYLRRPGGAVTPFQAARVSARIPRTATLRPTVVPLEWERMGDPPARRQVRELGNGPTDLALLASALQRAAETPADDAAAPRAPLPSAATAPAALIQPRI, from the coding sequence ATGCAGATCCGGCTGACCGTCCTCGGGCCGCGCGGCAGCGGCCGGGCAGCTCGCGGGTGTGACGTGCTCGTCACGGCCCCCGCGGGCACCACCCTGGGCGCCGTGGCGGGCGCCCTCGCCTCGGCGGCCGGCACGGCGCGTCCCGGCGGCCGCGCCTCGGGCGCCCCCGTCGCGCTGTACGCCGGCACCGGCCGCCTCGCCCCGACCGCGGTGCTGGGCGCACCGCCGCTCGTGGACGGCGCGCTCCTGTCGCTGCACGCCCCCGCCGAGCAGCACGGCGACCAGGGCCAGCACGGCGATCACGGCCAGTACGGCCGCTTCGGGCAGTACGGCAGGCCGCCGGCCGACCTGGCCGCGCTGCACGTGGTCGGCGGCCCCGACGCGGGCGGGGTGCACTTGCTCCAGGGCGGCCAGGCGGCGGTCGGCCGCTCGGCCGACGCCGACGTGCCGCTCGACGACCCGGACGTCTCGCGCCTGCACTGCGAGATCGCGGTCGGCTCAGACGGCACGGTCACCGTCGCCGACCTCGGCTCGACCAACGGCACCACCCTGTCCGGCCGCCCGGTCGGCGTCCACCCGCTGCCGTTCGCGCCCGGCGCGCTGCTGCGGATCGGCGAGTCCACGCTCGGCCTCACCCCGGCGCACCCGGCCACTCCCGCGCCGCTGGCGACCGCCCCGGACGGCGAGGGGCACCTGCGGGTCGCCTCACGCGGCGCCGGCGGGCCCGAGGCGGCCGCGGAGCAGGACGGCTCCGGCGCGTTCGGCGGCGGCCCGTACGACGCCGCGGCCACCGCCGGCGCGCACCCGCGGGAGGAGGCCGGCGGCGGCGCGGACGCGTACGGCGCGGACCGGCCCGGGGCGGGCGGGGACGTCAGCGGCAACCCCCCGGGCAGCGGCAGGGGCAGCGGCAATGGTGGAGGGCCCGCTCACGGAACCGGCTCCCGTCCGGGCGGCACGGCCGAACCGGAGTGGCCGCCCGCCGAACCGCCCGCCGCGGACAGTTCCCGGCGCCCCACCGGCGAGCGCAACCGCCGCGACCTCGACGAGCCGCCGCGCGCCGGCGTCGTCGGCGCCATAGGCGCCTGGGCCCGTCGGCTGGCCGGCAGCCGGCCCGGGCCCGACGACGGCGGACCCGTGCCCGCCGCAAACGACCCGGCTGCCGCGGAGGCGCTGCGCGGGCGCTGGCCGGACCCGGCGGCGGTCCTGCTGACCGCACTCGGCCCGGGCCGGCGGCTGTGGGAGCGCGGCCACGCCCACCCCGACGCGCTGACGGTGCGCCTGGGCACCGCCGACCTGGCCGCGCCGGACGGCGGCGGCCTGCTGCGCGACGCCCCGTACACCGTGGACCTGCGGGCGCCGGCCAGTTCCTCGCTCACGCTGGCCGGGCCCCGGCCGCGGCTGGCCGGGCTGGCCCGGGCGGTGCTCGCGCAGCTCTGCGCGCTGCACTCCCCCGCCGTGCTGGAGGTGGCGCTGGTCAGCGCCGACCGGACCCGGGGTGCGGACGAGCGCACCGAGGAGTGGTCCTGGCTGAACTGGCTGCCGCACCTGCGTCCCGCGCACGGCCAGGACTGCCGGCTGCTGCTCGCCTTCGACCGCGACCAGGCCGAGGCGCGCGTCTCCGAGCTGGTACGGCGGCTGGAGTCCGGGCCGCTGGGGCCCGGCTGGGCGAGCGCGCCGCCGTCCGCGGTCGCCGCGGCCGCCGCCCGCCACGACGGCCCGTACACCCTGGTCGTCCTCGACGGAGACCCCGGCTCGGCGGCGCTGCGCGACGCGCTGGGCCGGATAGCCGTGGCCGGACCGTCGGCCGGCATCCATCTGCTGTGCCTCGTCGAGACCGGGGAGCGCCCCGCCGTCCAGGGCGGTCTGACCGCCCGGGTCTGCGGCGACGTGGCGACCACGCTGCGGCTGGAGCCGGCCCCGGGGGCCGACGGCGACGCGGCGGCGGGCGCGGGCGCCCACCCGGCGGAGCCCGTGGACGGCGTGGTCGTGCTGGACGCGGTGTCGGCGGCGTGGGCCGAGCATTTCGCCCGGGCCCTCGCGCCGCTGCGGGAGGCCGACGCGGGGGCGGTGGACGTGCCCTCGCGGCATGTGCTGCCCGGCGCGGTACGGCTGCTGGACGAGCTCGACCTGGCGATCGCGACGCCGGCGCGGATCGCGGCGCGGTGGGCCGAGGCGCCCGGTGCCGCCTCCGGGGCCACCGCGGTGATCGGGGTGGGCGCGGGCGGCCGGGTGGCCGTGGACCTGGTGGCGGAGGGGCCGCACGCGATGCTCGGGGGCGCGCCGGGCTCCGGCAAGACGGAGCTGCTGCGCTCGGTGGTGGCGGCCCTGGCGGCGGCCGACCGGCCGGAGCGGCTGGCCCTGGTGCTGGTGGACGGCGCGGGGACGGAACACGGCGAGGGGCTCGGCTCCTGCGCGGACCTGCCGCACGTCTCCACCCACCTGGTGGCCTCGGACCCGGTCCGGATGCGGGAGTTCGCGCAGGCGCTGAGCGCGGAGCTGAAGCGGCGGGCGGAGGTGCTGGGCGGCGAGGACTTCGCGGCGTGGCACGGCCGGGGCCCGGCGGCGGGGATGGTGCCGCACCAGGGCGGGCGCAGGGGCGCCCCGGGCGCGGACCAGGGTCCGGGGTCCGGGTCGGGCACGGGTGCGGGTGCGGGGCCCGGTACGGGTGCGGGTGGCGGCCGGGGCGCGGCCTCAGGCGGAGCGCGTACGGGGGGCGGCGCGAGTGCTTCCGTAGGCGGCGCGAGTGCTTCGGTGGGCGCGGGCGGTTCCGCCGGGGCGGGCGCTTCGGTGGGCGGGAGCGGCTCGGCGAGCGGAGGCGGCCCCGGGGGCGGCGTGCGGCCCGTGCTCCCGCGCCTGGTCGTCGTCGTGGACGACTTCGACGCGCTCGTGGCGCCGGGGCTCGGCAGCCCGGGGCGGCCGTCCGCGGGCAGCGTGGTGCGGGCGCTGGAGGCGGTGGCGCGTGACGGCGAACGGTTGGGCGTGCACCTGTTCGCCGCGACCGGCCGGCCCGAGCGGACCGCGGGCACCGAGACCGACGAACGGGCCCGGTTGCGCATCGCGTTGCGGACCGCCGACCCGGAGTCGGCGGCGCTGCTGGTCCATGTCGAGGATCCGGCGGGGCTGGACGACGCGGTGCCCGGACGCGGCTACCTGAGGCGCCCCGGCGGCGCGGTGACGCCGTTCCAGGCCGCCCGGGTCAGCGCGCGCATCCCGCGGACGGCGACGCTGCGGCCGACCGTGGTGCCGCTGGAGTGGGAGCGGATGGGCGACCCGCCGGCCCGCCGCCAGGTGCGCGAACTCGGCAACGGGCCGACCGACCTGGCGCTCCTGGCCAGCGCCCTCCAGCGTGCCGCCGAGACGCCGGCCGACGACGCCGCCGCGCCGCGCGCTCCGCTGCCCTCGGCCGCCACCGCGCCGGCCGCGCTGATCCAGCCGCGCATCTGA
- a CDS encoding ABC transporter substrate-binding protein — protein sequence MRTVRRTHITYARRRSTTRIALAAVAVSALALTTAACGGDSDKKDDSKSTSSASSSGSDGSELNLPDLHGQKLEVAAVWTGPEQKAFQKVLDQFDKLTGAKSTFVPTGDSQSTFLGTKIEGGAPPDVAFLAQPGVLHQFADKGWLKPLGASAQAQLSKNYSKGWQDLGAWKGKQYGVYAKVANKSLIWYNTSAFSNAGATVPKTWSDFLKTAETVYESGTPAVSIGGGDGWTLTDWFENIYLSQAGPEKYDELTAHTIKWTDPSVKTALTTLAQLFGNKDLVAGGTSTALADDFPKSVTQVFSGNPPKAAMVYEADFVSSFITANTKAKVGTDAKVFPFPAVGNGKAPVVSGGDVGVALKDNAGAQALLTYVASTDAAKIWASSGGYLSPNKSLPFSAYPDATERTIAQSLIASGDDFRFDMSDQAPAAFGGTKGQGEWKDLQDFLAKPSDVAGTQAKLESDAAKAYGS from the coding sequence ATGCGTACCGTAAGGCGCACTCACATCACCTACGCGCGACGACGCAGCACTACGCGCATAGCTCTCGCGGCGGTGGCGGTGTCCGCGCTCGCGCTCACCACCGCGGCCTGCGGCGGGGACAGTGACAAGAAAGACGATTCCAAGAGCACGTCGTCGGCCTCCTCATCGGGGAGTGACGGGAGCGAGCTGAACCTGCCCGACCTGCACGGGCAGAAGCTCGAGGTCGCGGCGGTGTGGACCGGCCCCGAACAGAAGGCGTTCCAGAAGGTGCTGGACCAGTTCGACAAGCTCACCGGGGCGAAGTCCACCTTCGTACCGACCGGTGACAGCCAGTCGACCTTCCTCGGCACGAAGATCGAGGGCGGCGCCCCGCCGGACGTGGCGTTCCTCGCCCAGCCCGGCGTGCTGCACCAGTTCGCGGACAAGGGCTGGCTGAAGCCGCTCGGCGCGAGCGCGCAGGCGCAGTTGAGCAAGAACTACTCCAAGGGCTGGCAGGACCTGGGCGCCTGGAAGGGCAAGCAGTACGGGGTCTACGCCAAGGTCGCCAACAAGTCGCTGATCTGGTACAACACCTCGGCCTTCAGCAACGCGGGCGCGACCGTGCCGAAGACCTGGTCGGACTTCCTGAAGACCGCCGAGACCGTCTACGAGTCCGGCACCCCGGCGGTGTCGATCGGCGGCGGGGACGGCTGGACCCTCACCGACTGGTTCGAGAACATCTACCTCTCGCAGGCCGGTCCGGAGAAGTACGACGAGCTGACCGCGCACACGATCAAGTGGACGGACCCGTCGGTCAAGACCGCGCTGACCACGCTGGCGCAGCTCTTCGGCAACAAGGACCTGGTCGCCGGCGGCACCTCCACGGCGCTCGCCGACGACTTCCCGAAGTCGGTGACCCAGGTGTTCAGCGGCAACCCGCCGAAGGCCGCGATGGTCTACGAGGCCGACTTCGTGTCGTCGTTCATCACCGCCAACACCAAGGCGAAGGTCGGCACGGACGCGAAGGTGTTCCCGTTCCCGGCCGTCGGCAACGGCAAGGCGCCGGTGGTCAGCGGCGGCGACGTCGGCGTGGCGCTGAAGGACAACGCGGGCGCGCAGGCGCTGCTCACCTACGTGGCGTCCACCGACGCGGCCAAGATCTGGGCGTCCAGCGGCGGTTACCTCTCGCCGAACAAGTCGCTGCCGTTCTCGGCGTACCCGGACGCGACCGAGCGCACCATCGCCCAGTCGCTGATCGCCTCCGGCGACGACTTCCGGTTCGACATGTCGGACCAGGCGCCCGCGGCCTTCGGCGGCACCAAGGGCCAGGGCGAGTGGAAGGACCTCCAGGACTTCCTCGCCAAGCCGTCCGATGTGGCCGGCACGCAGGCGAAGCTGGAGTCGGACGCGGCCAAGGCGTACGGGAGCTGA
- a CDS encoding carbohydrate ABC transporter permease, translated as MADASVPGASGPVGAGGGVSAVPAPAGPGSVEGPGSGRRPGKRRSIMGTRPWIAALFLLPALVLLGALVAYPIGYTVYRSLFDASGDSFVGLKNFRTVFTDHGILTAVRNNAIWVVVAPTVATGLGLVFAVLTERVRWSTAFKLVIFMPMAISMLAAGIIFRLVYEQDPSRGVANAVVVAVHDTFTSNSAYPGARPRPDSDLKPTAGGSFTSTSAARVGTSADLPLVGIPQTELPSDAQQAKPAAAKPGQVTGTVWLDFRPGGTGKPDVIDPGEKALSGVKVEAVENGKVIASAKSGKDGTYALPGKAAGARLRLPASNFSGKYNGINWLGPDLVTPSIIGSYVWMWAGFAMVLIAAGLAGVPRELLEQARVDGAGEWQVFRRITVPLLAPVLVVVMVTLMINVLKIFDLVYIIAPGNTQSNANVLALQLYLSSFGGGNDLGVGSAIGVILLLLVLPVMIFNIRRLRREGRR; from the coding sequence ATGGCTGACGCCTCTGTTCCAGGGGCGAGCGGTCCGGTGGGAGCGGGTGGCGGCGTCTCCGCCGTCCCGGCTCCCGCCGGTCCCGGCTCCGTCGAGGGGCCCGGCTCCGGCCGGCGCCCCGGCAAGCGCCGCAGCATCATGGGCACCCGCCCGTGGATCGCCGCGCTGTTCCTGCTGCCCGCGCTCGTCCTGCTGGGCGCGCTGGTGGCCTATCCGATCGGCTACACGGTCTACCGCAGCCTCTTCGACGCCAGCGGTGACTCGTTCGTCGGCCTGAAGAACTTCCGTACGGTCTTCACCGACCACGGCATCCTCACCGCGGTCCGCAACAACGCGATCTGGGTGGTGGTGGCGCCGACCGTGGCGACCGGTCTCGGGCTGGTCTTCGCGGTGCTCACCGAACGGGTGCGCTGGAGCACCGCGTTCAAGCTGGTCATCTTCATGCCGATGGCCATCTCGATGCTGGCCGCGGGCATCATCTTCCGGCTGGTGTACGAGCAGGACCCCTCGCGCGGGGTGGCGAACGCCGTGGTGGTGGCCGTGCACGACACGTTCACCAGCAACTCCGCCTACCCGGGGGCGCGTCCGCGGCCGGACAGCGACCTGAAGCCGACCGCCGGCGGGTCGTTCACCTCGACCTCCGCCGCGCGTGTCGGCACCTCGGCGGACCTGCCGCTGGTCGGCATCCCGCAGACCGAACTGCCGTCCGACGCGCAGCAGGCCAAGCCGGCCGCGGCGAAGCCGGGCCAGGTCACGGGCACGGTGTGGCTGGACTTCCGGCCCGGCGGCACCGGCAAGCCCGACGTGATCGACCCGGGTGAGAAGGCGCTGTCCGGGGTGAAGGTGGAGGCGGTCGAGAACGGCAAGGTGATCGCCTCGGCCAAGTCCGGCAAGGACGGCACCTACGCGCTGCCGGGGAAGGCGGCCGGCGCCCGACTGCGGTTGCCCGCCTCGAACTTCTCCGGCAAGTACAACGGCATCAACTGGCTCGGACCGGACCTGGTCACCCCGTCGATCATCGGCTCCTACGTGTGGATGTGGGCCGGTTTCGCCATGGTGCTGATCGCGGCGGGACTCGCCGGGGTGCCGCGCGAGCTGCTGGAGCAGGCCCGGGTGGACGGCGCGGGCGAGTGGCAGGTCTTCCGCCGGATCACCGTGCCGCTGCTGGCTCCCGTGCTGGTGGTGGTGATGGTGACACTGATGATCAACGTGTTGAAGATCTTCGACCTCGTCTACATCATCGCGCCGGGCAACACCCAGTCGAACGCCAACGTGCTCGCGCTCCAGCTCTACCTGTCGTCCTTCGGCGGCGGCAACGACCTGGGCGTCGGCAGCGCGATCGGCGTGATCCTGCTGCTGCTGGTGCTGCCGGTCATGATCTTCAACATCCGGCGGCTGCGCAGGGAGGGACGGCGATGA
- a CDS encoding carbohydrate ABC transporter permease, with amino-acid sequence METAGTGAPRTASGAGRRGIGARLAGAASGGLLRLVLLVVALFWLMPTVGLLLSSLRSRQDIAATGWWKVFTSPTQLTVTNYRSLLDNHAITSSLWNTALITVPATVLVVVIGSLAGYAFAWMEFPGRDWWFIGVVAMLVVPVQVALVPVAKLFGKIGIFGDISGVVLFHTAFGLPFAIFLLRNFFAEIPRELLEAARLDGAGELRLFVRVIMPLGGPAIASLGIFQFLWVWNDMLVALIFANSDSQPITVALQQQVRQFSDNIDILAPGAFLSMVVPLVVFFAFQRQFVSGVMAGAVK; translated from the coding sequence GTGGAGACGGCCGGGACGGGCGCACCGCGCACGGCCTCCGGCGCCGGGCGGCGCGGGATCGGCGCGCGGCTGGCCGGCGCGGCGAGCGGCGGCCTGCTCCGGCTGGTGCTGCTGGTGGTGGCGCTGTTCTGGCTGATGCCCACGGTCGGGCTGCTGCTGTCCAGCCTGCGCAGCCGGCAGGACATCGCGGCCACCGGCTGGTGGAAGGTGTTCACCTCGCCGACCCAGCTCACGGTCACCAACTACCGTTCCCTGCTGGACAACCACGCGATCACCAGTTCGCTGTGGAACACCGCGCTGATCACCGTGCCGGCCACCGTGCTGGTCGTGGTGATCGGGTCGCTGGCCGGCTACGCCTTCGCGTGGATGGAGTTCCCCGGCCGCGACTGGTGGTTCATCGGCGTGGTGGCGATGCTCGTGGTGCCGGTGCAGGTGGCGCTGGTCCCGGTGGCGAAGCTCTTCGGCAAGATCGGGATCTTCGGCGACATCTCCGGGGTGGTGCTCTTCCACACCGCCTTCGGGCTGCCGTTCGCGATCTTCCTGCTGCGGAACTTCTTCGCGGAGATCCCCCGCGAACTGCTGGAGGCGGCGCGGCTGGACGGCGCCGGCGAACTGCGGCTGTTCGTCCGGGTGATCATGCCGCTGGGCGGCCCGGCTATCGCCTCGCTCGGCATCTTCCAGTTCCTGTGGGTGTGGAACGACATGCTGGTCGCGCTGATCTTCGCGAACAGCGACTCGCAGCCGATCACGGTCGCCCTCCAGCAGCAGGTACGGCAGTTCAGCGACAACATCGACATCCTGGCGCCCGGCGCCTTCCTGTCGATGGTGGTCCCGCTGGTCGTGTTCTTCGCGTTCCAGCGGCAGTTCGTCTCCGGTGTGATGGCCGGGGCGGTCAAGTAG